One Pichia kudriavzevii chromosome 3, complete sequence genomic window carries:
- a CDS encoding uncharacterized protein (PKUD0C08380; similar to Saccharomyces cerevisiae YER075C (PTP3); ancestral locus Anc_7.264), giving the protein MDPSLNGDPLSSQSQLYFSYRTNNDKRNSTTRPSGHDHHLKIRNTNYSAKIFLNQTVPIPTPVSESANMDEGYFSTSHTKNHRRGTENSPFNSNATLVNELSLPSRVSSVSSETTLNSCHLNDNDTVDSKTLVPMKINEEDALEDPQEHVQENQQDNGQVPGDEAEEEVGEEVGEEKEEVEEGIVGDEHDYQHQYRRGRPSSLNLINSNFNKLSLDSDNDLLSRRESTPQCSSSASSSSSINRGMFNRSKLHGLGHRTTKSDSFSLKLPLKKLEKKSINQLNDLTEEDFNEFPLTNNTNNSNNKNNNNDYGNIDNIDDIRSNCKNSNGNDIRSNINLAITPSGGINNHSKPLASAPLDFNHHFPFTSPNNEQTSIISNDTPTSTPKSAEFNFSLTSKPLLPNSSSNTTTSNLSSDSLPLRTSTRAKRNSLKLPDKVHLLKLEDAQLLILNKLNSVGDDNLSNLLIIDVRPFHDFCQAHMSHSINICLPSTLLKRPTFTLQKCIQTLTSKEKNVFSRYALRNPNDLPDVLFYDNFNASRDSISSQVFFLVSKFLQDSNWNSSFYILEGGFNKFNEKYNYDKENSNNHNDKLNLPDNPNNSSTSMISRESAVDDRLTLPSENDNSSTSFSSSTFSSNSNYLSPHSLISPAIANVSKNSNAATSNKSSPTALSRFILPDSVNKPVFKTRNYDEVLTSNTDLSIHLTSVLTPNEFSKLPVWLTNVFGNDLGSSILTDKFNHLQLEERNRLNQAFNRSIDENNSNPSYNGPLISSGIELGRKNRYKDIFLYEHARVKLNNDSNDILLNYINASYIKYPSSKLNYIATQGPLKETIGDFWKVVYDNDTPIIFSLTPQHENLVEKCAPFWNSGIFYSNGTKMTVGLVEEIQDLNITCGNKASCSARLISIRSDDMPVKHILQVHMMSWPDFGIVISEEDILSLIGLKKYVLHETDLSSKPVVVHCSAGCGRTGAFCVIDTCIDLLSHSGDLSSPSSSKDLVYEITSVFRSQRIFMVQTLRQYILIYDTIIKFFKMRRNPEKFIIGDKLTVDGLIDWEAKDPGILGNFISLKLKEKELNH; this is encoded by the coding sequence ATGGATCCCTCTCTTAATGGTGACCCCCTTTCCTCACAGTCTCAATTGTATTTCTCCTATAGGACAAACAACGACAAGAGAAATAGTACAACCAGACCCAGTGGCCACGACCATCACCTTAAGATCAGAAATACTAACTACTCTGCAAAGATCTTTCTGAATCAAACGGTCCCTATTCCTACTCCCGTCTCAGAATCTGCTAATATGGATGAAGGCTATTTCTCAACGAGTCATACGAAAAACCACAGAAGAGGCACCGAAAATTCTCCCTTCAACTCAAACGCAACTTTAGTGAATGAACTCTCTCTCCCCTCAAGGGTAAGCTCAGTATCATCCGAAACAACGTTAAACTCTTGTCACTTAAACGATAATGACACTGTTGATTCAAAGACTTTGGttccaatgaaaataaacgaAGAAGATGCACTTGAAGACCCCCAAGAACATGTGCAGGAAAACCAACAAGATAATGGACAAGTACCGGGAGATgaagctgaagaagaagttgggGAAGAAGTTggggaagaaaaagaagaagtagaagaagGAATAGTTGGTGATGAACATgattatcaacatcagTATCGGCGTGGACGCCCTTCAAGTTTGAATCTAATCAACTCGAATTTTAATAAGCTGTCTCTTGACTCAGATAACGATCTCCTTTCCAGGAGAGAAAGCACTCCACaatgttcttcttctgcgtcctcctcttcctccATCAATAGAGGTATGTTCAATAGATCTAAACTTCATGGTCTAGGTCATCGTACTACTAAAAGTGATAGTTTTAGTTTGAAATTGCccttgaagaagttggagaaaaaatcaatcaatcaattgaatGATTTAACCGAAGAAGATTTTAATGAATTTCCATTGACCAATAACACCAAcaatagtaataataaaaacaacaataacgACTACGGCAACATCGACAACATCGACGATATCCGCAGCAATTGCAAAAACAGCAACGGCAACGATATCCGCAGCAACATCAATCTTGCCATCACACCTAGTGGCGGTATTAACAATCACTCAAAACCGTTGGCATCAGCCCCATTGGATTTCAACCATCATTTCCCTTTCACCTCTCCAAATAATGAACAAACCtcaataatatcaaatGATACCCCAACTTCCACTCCAAAGTCTGCAGAATTTAATTTTTCGTTAACAAGTAAACCGCTTCTCCCCAATAGTAGCAGCAATACTACTACCTCGAACCTTAGCTCTGACTCTTTACCACTGAGAACATCCACAAGAGCTAAGAGAAATAGCTTGAAATTACCCGATAAAGTGCATCTTCTTAAATTAGAAGATGCACAGTTATTAATATTAAATAAATTGAATTCAGTTGGAGATGATAATTTATCAAACCTATTAATTATCGATGTACGTCCGTTCCACGATTTTTGCCAGGCTCATATGTCCCACTCAATTAACATCTGCTTACCTTCAACTCTTTTGAAAAGGCCAACATTCACTTTACAAAAATGTATTCAAACTTTAACTAGTAAGGAAAAAAACGTATTTTCTCGTTATGCTCTCAGGAACCCGAATGATTTACCAGATGTTTTATTCTAtgacaatttcaatgcTTCTAGAGATAGTATCTCTTCTCAGGTTTTCTTCCTTGTAAGTAAATTTTTACAAGATTCAAATTGGAATTCCTCATTTTATATATTAGAAGGTGGcttcaataaattcaatgaaaaatacaattatGACAAGGAAAACAGTAACAACCACAATGACAAATTAAACCTCCCTGACAATCCAAACAATTCAAGCACTTCTATGATATCACGCGAGAGTGCTGTTGATGATAGACTAACCTTACCCTCCGAAAATGACAACAGTTCAACCTCTTTTTCATCAAGCACTTTTTCATCCAATTCCAACTACTTATCTCCtcattctttgatttcaccGGCTATTgcaaatgtttcaaaaaacTCAAACGCTGCcacttcaaataaatcatcTCCAACCGCATTGTCTAGATTCATTTTACCTGATTCTGTGAATAAGCCTGTATTTAAAACCAGAAACTATGATGAAGTTCTTACGTCAAATACAGATTTGTCAATTCATTTGACTTCTGTCTTAACTCCAAACGAATTTTCGAAATTGCCTGTTTGGCTAACCAACGTATTTGGTAATGATCTAGGGTCGTCTATCCTAACAGACAAATTTAACCATTTACAACTGGAGGAACGGAATAGATTAAACCAGGCTTTCAATAGGtccattgatgaaaataatagCAACCCTTCATATAACGGCCCGTTAATCTCCTCAGGAATCGAACTGGGAAGGAAGAATAGATATAAAGACATCTTCCTTTATGAACATGCAAGagtgaaattgaacaatgaTTCGAATGACATTCTATTAAATTACATCAATGCTTCTTATATCAAATACCCTAGCTCAAAGTTGAATTACATTGCAACCCAAGGTCCTTTAAAAGAAACCATCGGTGATTTCTGGAAAGTTGTTTACGACAACGATACCCCAATTATTTTCTCATTAACACCACAACACGAGAATCTAGTTGAAAAATGTGCACCTTTTTGGAATTCCGGCATTTTTTATTCAAATGGTACAAAGATGACTGTTGGGTTAGTCGAAGAAATTCAAGATTTGAATATAACTTGTGGAAATAAAGCATCCTGTAGTGCTCGTCTAATTTCCATCCGGTCTGACGATATGCCAGTCAAACATATTCTACAAGTACACATGATGAGTTGGCCTGACTTTGGTATCGTCATATCCGAGGAAGATATTTTGAGTCTAATTGGTCTGAAGAAATACGTTCTGCACGAAACTGACTTGTCTTCAAAGCCAGTTGTTGTTCATTGCAGTGCCGGCTGTGGTAGAACAGGAGCATTTTGTGTTATTGATACGTGTATTGATCTTTTGTCCCATAGCGGCGACCTTTCgtcaccatcatcatcaaaagattTGGTATATGAGATTACATCTGTTTTTAGATCGCAGAGGATATTTATGGTTCAAACTTTGAGACAATACATTCTAATATACGACACgatcatcaaattttttaaaatgaGGAGAAATCCAGAGAAATTTATCATCGGTGATAAATTAACAGTTGACGGGTTAATCGATTGGGAGGCTAAAGATCCGGGAATTTTAGGAAATTTCATATCACTTAAgttaaaagaaaaggagCTAAATCATTGA
- a CDS encoding uncharacterized protein (PKUD0C08370; similar to Saccharomyces cerevisiae YMR165C (PAH1); ancestral locus Anc_2.345) yields the protein MKLNDEGEAFFVFETDGYVPEYLQTSPVVSAVSSPGESPRLKPNPTNGEDLEYLDIGEGLADSNLLTPQGGKAENHDSVSISSSIQSTRMGSMSPIERARSITTKLNIPSRVEANGDIFLDMHGYKSDKQDVHDTDVLVKQLLEEEFGENVDVDAMMNTDMEGNIRILNSESSVYGSSNSPNSTTSVASPTSATSSASATSPTSVDSTTPAASTALLPSSMPSNQDENGSNRAIAHDITSMSTENKISVPPPQPRSSIDGLSTVPKVESSTEATTKEGDKGNNEDMNKHNVHFKTLRLTPEQLKFLSLNYGENDITYSVNNGKSVVTCKLFLWKRSTPIVISDIDGTITKSDALGHVLTMLGRDWTHDGVAKLFDDIEFNGYNIMYLTARSVGLADTTRSYLQGVEQGGYKLPSGPVILSPDRTIAALRREIVLKKPEVFKMACLNDIRTLYYPDKINPLDHEKHQLLYDFEEEAKNSEGNEVASDLGSDEFTDINTNTNPQLENISREEANQLNTVVDESNTPFYAGFGNRITDAISYRSVGVPSSRIFTINPDGDVKMELLEMAGYKSSYVSIVELVDQFFPPVELANESAHSPSADSKLSGVGGVCGKNMSLGNAKNRYTDFNYWRSPDIDLSLISDSESDGDYIYGSDNNKGNDKETNEESKVETQSHVVGENQERDGDGEDVRSIGSRFSIFLRSPLSSPRREKGGEEAREANPDEEAQTAIAEEKRVNDGRENIQERLVRESELLKDGQECYDKDDEDDESDSDYIYEASDEDEDEEDEEEEVDDTIEGSNGDSPLLDRRPSVSASVTGVSTETVNGRFV from the coding sequence ATGAAGTTAAACGATGAAGGTGAAGCCTTCTTTGTGTTTGAAACAGACGGTTATGTTCCCGAGTATCTTCAAACATCTCCGGTTGTCAGTGCTGTAAGCTCACCGGGCGAATCACCAAGACTAAAACCAAATCCAACGAATGGGGAGGATTTGGAATACTTGGATATAGGAGAAGGTCTAGCGGATTCCAATTTGTTGACACCACAGGGGGGCAAAGCTGAGAATCACGATAGTGTTAGTATTAGCTCATCTATCCAGTCAACGAGAATGGGAAGCATGTCACCAATAGAGAGGGCCAGAAGTATTACTACGAAGTTAAACATACCTTCTAGAGTCGAAGCAAACGGTGACATCTTTTTGGATATGCATGGCTACAAGAGTGATAAGCAGGATGTACACGACACCGATGTGTTGGTCAAACAATTACTCGAGGAGGAGTTTGGTGAAAATGTCGATGTTGATGCCATGATGAACACCGATATGGAAGGTAACATCAGGATTTTGAATTCAGAATCCTCCGTTTACGGCTCATCGAATTCTCCAAACTCTACAACTTCTGTAGCATCGCCAACTTCAGCAACCTCATCAGCATCAGCAACATCACCAACTTCAGTTGATTCCACAACACCTGCAGCTTCGACTGCCTTGTTACCATCATCGATGCCTAGTAACCAAGATGAGAATGGAAGCAATCGTGCCATTGCACATGATATTACATCCATGAGTACCGAAAATAAGATCAGCGTACCACCACCGCAGCCTCGATCTTCAATTGACGGGCTAAGCACAGTACCAAAAGTAGAAAGTTCAACAGAAGCAACTACCAAGGAAGGGGACAAGGGCAATAACGAGGACATGAATAAGCACAATGTTCATTTTAAAACTTTAAGGTTAACTCCGGAGCAGTTAAAGTTCTTATCATTGAATTAtggagaaaatgatattacGTACAGTGTCAACAACGGAAAATCTGTTGTGACATGTAAATTGTTTCTATGGAAACGAAGTACACCTATAGTGATATCTGATATTGATGGAACTATCACGAAATCAGATGCTTTAGGCCATGTTTTAACCATGCTTGGTCGTGACTGGACTCATGATGGAGTTGCAAAattatttgatgatattgaattCAATGGATATAATATAATGTATCTAACAGCGAGAAGCGTGGGGTTGGCAGATACTACCAGATCATATCTACAGGGGGTTGAGCAAGGTGGATATAAGCTACCTTCGGGGCCTGTTATTCTATCGCCGGATAGGACTATAGCGGCATTGAGGAGGGAGATAGTTTTAAAGAAGCCGGAAGTTTTCAAGATGGCGTGCTTGAATGATATACGGACCTTGTATTATCCTGATAAAATTAATCCATTAGATCACGAAAAACATCAATTGCTATATGATTTTGAGGAGGAGGCGAAGAACAGTGAAGGGAACGAAGTAGCGAGTGACCTAGGTAGTGATGAATTTACCGATATAAATACTAACACGAATCCACAGCTAGAGAATATATCAAGAGAGGAGGCGAATCAACTAAATACTGTTGTCGATGAGAGTAATACGCCATTCTATGCTGGATTTGGAAATAGAATTACCGATGCGATCAGTTACCGTAGTGTAGGGGTCCCCTCGTCGAGGATATTTACCATCAATCCCGATGGAGATGTTAAAATGGAGTTGTTAGAGATGGCTGGATATAAGAGCAGCTATGTTTCTATTGTTGAGTTGGTTGACCAGTTTTTCCCACCCGTTGAATTGGCGAATGAATCGGCCCATTCACCAAGTGCGGACTCTAAGCTTTCAGGAGTTGGAGGAGTTTGTGGTAAGAACATGAGTTTGGGGAATGCTAAGAATCGATATACGGATTTTAACTATTGGAGAAGCCCGGACATTGATCTCTCTTTAATAAGTGACAGTGAAAGCGATGGAGATTATATTTATGGGTCTGATAATAACAAAGGCAACGATAAGGAGACGAATGAGGAGAGTAAAGTCGAGACACAGTCCCACGTTGTTGGTGAGAATCAGGAGAGAGATGGAGATGGAGAAGATGTGAGAAGTATCGGTAGTCGGTTCAGCATATTCCTTAGATCGCCATTGTCATCTCCACGTCGGGAGAAGGGTGGAGAAGAAGCCCGGGAAGCGAACCCTGACGAGGAAGCTCAAACAGCGATTGCGGAAGAGAAACGTGTTAATGATGGCAGGGAGAATATACAAGAGAGGTTGGTTCGTGAGAGTGAATTATTGAAAGACGGCCAAGAGTGTTATGACAAGGACGACGAGGACGATGAGAGTGATTCCGATTACATCTACGAGGCGAGTGACGAGGAcgaagacgaagaagacgaagaagaggaagTGGACGACACTATAGAGGGAAGCAACGGAGATAGTCCATTGTTAGATCGACGTCCAAGTGTAAGTGCTAGTGTGACGGGGGTTTCTACGGAGACAGTCAATGGCCGGTTCGTCTAG
- a CDS encoding uncharacterized protein (PKUD0C08390; similar to Saccharomyces cerevisiae YER074W-A (YOS1); ancestral locus Anc_7.263), translated as MFGLGTLFYAVLFFVNGIAVLSEDRFLARIGWSSKNTIHGNTQGMGTQYGYGDYNMQGNTNMENGDGIKSRLINLISATRTLLRIPLIIVNVLVILYELVLG; from the exons ATGTTTGGGCTTGGAACGCTGTTTTACG cggttttgttttttgttaatGGTATTGCTGTCTTGAGCGAGGATAGATTCCTTGCACGTATAGGGTGGTCCTCAAAGAACACGATTCATGGAAATACACAGGGAATGGGTACACAATATGGATATGGTGATTATAATATGCAGGGAAATACGAATATGGAGAATGGTGATGGGATTAAATCGAGATTGATTAATTTGATTAGTGCAACACGTACGCTATTGCGTATCCCTCTAATCATTGTTAATGTTTTGGTGATTCTATACGAGCTGGTTTTGGGTTAG